In Betaproteobacteria bacterium, a single window of DNA contains:
- a CDS encoding glycosyltransferase family 39 protein, whose amino-acid sequence MTRPRLPLILLLVAIFCAVWFANLDTRSLIRPDEGRYAEIAREMAVSGDWVTPRLNGLKYFEKPPLQYWVTAAAFRMFGPDEWTARLWPALTGVLCVLAVWRIGRRLFGEPAGAYAALVAGSMLWMVANAHLNSLDMGLTFFLTVCAGALLVAQQRRTAVESRRRWMAAAWVACAGAVLTKGLIGIVLPGGAITFYLLATRDWRLLTRLHIPAGLVVLLLIAAPWFVAVSLANPEFPEFFFVREHFQRYLTTVHRRSEPWWTFAPMLIAGTLPWVVLAARSVWRAHGQDDPAAPLRPRLYLLCWIVFVFLFFSASSSKLPSYILPLFPALAWLMGDRLANLPARELRWHAVPLLPLAIAAGVLGLRAERFANERTPVALYQAFEPWIVGAAIAMGVGSLLCMVWSSRGRKAAAATALGFGGLVAWQAAITGHDALSPSFSAARFARQTKPLIRPDCPLYSVRTYDQTLPFYLERTVTLVAFSDEMTFGVEREPQRWIPDMDGFAARWREGGCEYAFMEPAVFDELTAAGLPMRIVGRDTRRVLVAHPGMEITPLP is encoded by the coding sequence GTGACGCGCCCGAGACTGCCCCTCATCCTGCTGCTCGTTGCCATCTTCTGTGCCGTGTGGTTTGCCAACCTCGACACGCGCAGCCTCATCCGGCCCGACGAAGGCCGCTATGCGGAAATCGCGCGTGAGATGGCCGTCTCCGGCGACTGGGTCACACCCCGCCTCAACGGCCTCAAGTATTTCGAGAAGCCACCGCTTCAATACTGGGTCACCGCGGCCGCATTCCGCATGTTCGGTCCGGACGAATGGACGGCGCGGCTGTGGCCTGCGCTCACCGGCGTCCTGTGTGTCCTGGCAGTGTGGCGCATCGGACGCCGGCTGTTCGGCGAACCGGCCGGCGCATACGCCGCGCTCGTCGCCGGCTCCATGCTCTGGATGGTGGCCAACGCCCATCTCAACTCGCTCGACATGGGGCTCACGTTCTTCCTCACCGTCTGCGCCGGCGCGCTTCTCGTCGCGCAGCAGCGCCGCACGGCAGTGGAGTCGCGACGCCGCTGGATGGCGGCGGCGTGGGTGGCCTGCGCGGGCGCGGTGCTCACGAAAGGCCTGATCGGAATCGTGCTGCCGGGCGGTGCCATCACGTTCTATCTGCTCGCGACGCGGGACTGGCGTCTCCTGACCCGGCTGCACATCCCGGCGGGCCTCGTCGTGCTGCTGCTGATCGCGGCGCCATGGTTCGTGGCGGTGTCCCTGGCGAATCCGGAGTTTCCGGAGTTCTTCTTCGTCCGCGAGCACTTCCAGCGTTATCTCACGACCGTGCACCGCCGCAGCGAGCCGTGGTGGACGTTCGCACCGATGCTCATCGCCGGAACCCTGCCCTGGGTCGTGCTGGCCGCGCGCTCCGTCTGGCGCGCGCACGGTCAGGACGATCCCGCGGCGCCATTGCGTCCGCGGCTCTATCTGCTGTGCTGGATCGTCTTCGTGTTCCTGTTCTTCAGCGCCTCCAGTTCCAAGCTGCCCTCGTACATCCTGCCGCTGTTTCCTGCCCTGGCGTGGCTGATGGGCGACCGGCTCGCGAACCTGCCGGCGCGGGAATTGCGCTGGCACGCCGTACCGCTATTGCCCCTCGCCATCGCGGCCGGCGTGCTGGGCTTGCGCGCGGAGCGGTTCGCCAACGAGCGCACGCCCGTGGCGCTGTACCAGGCCTTCGAGCCGTGGATCGTGGGCGCAGCCATCGCGATGGGCGTGGGCTCCCTGCTCTGCATGGTCTGGAGCTCGAGAGGCCGCAAGGCGGCGGCGGCGACTGCCCTCGGATTCGGCGGACTGGTCGCGTGGCAGGCGGCGATCACCGGGCACGATGCGCTGTCGCCCTCCTTCTCAGCGGCCCGCTTCGCCCGGCAGACGAAGCCGCTGATCCGGCCCGATTGCCCGTTGTACAGCGTACGCACCTATGATCAGACGCTGCCTTTCTATCTGGAACGCACCGTGACCCTGGTGGCGTTCTCGGACGAGATGACCTTCGGCGTGGAACGCGAACCGCAGCGCTGGATTCCGGACATGGACGGGTTCGCAGCCCGCTGGCGCGAAGGCGGATGCGAGTACGCGTTCATGGAGCCCGCCGTGTTCGACGAACTGACCGCCGCCGGTCTGCCCATGCGGATCGTGGGACGCGACACCCGGCGCGTGCTGGTCGCTCACCCCGGGATGGAGATCACGCCGCTGCCATGA
- the rmuC gene encoding DNA recombination protein RmuC produces MNATVLDLILLAAAIVTLLLVWRQQVTLRRLESRQDEAARTLASSLGDRHLSMLRDTNDALNSLGDRLVANTAERSDALRGTVEQQLQQTRDALVALQMSSHRSLAEMRQSQTDALSEHRDAQRRALGELRTELLEKSLAALGQQAQSQSESLRTSVQSLTQQLTATLETLTRSFDGRMGEIQGKVNERLDEGFRRTNETFANVMARLATIDEAQRKIDGLTTNVVSLQELLGDKRSRGAFGEVQLEHLVRNALPASAFEFQYTLPGNTRADCVLRLPEPTGLVAIDAKFPLENYHRMFDEALTEPERKEAQKAFRADVRKHVDDIASRYILEGVTSDGAVMFVPAEAVFAEIHAHHGEVVDHALRRRVWIVSPTTMMAVLNTARAVLKDVETRHQVHVIQDELGKLGREFGRFEDRMRKLASHIRQANEDVTDVHRTSEKIVRRFQEIERVELDAPARAGETMLSPVAMPPGGEAH; encoded by the coding sequence ATGAATGCCACCGTCCTCGATCTGATTCTGCTGGCCGCCGCGATCGTCACGCTGCTTCTCGTGTGGCGGCAGCAGGTCACGCTCCGGCGCCTCGAGTCGCGGCAGGACGAAGCCGCGCGGACACTCGCCTCATCGCTGGGCGACCGGCATCTGTCCATGCTGCGCGATACGAACGATGCATTGAACTCGCTGGGCGACCGTCTGGTCGCGAACACGGCGGAGCGCAGCGATGCGCTGCGCGGTACCGTCGAACAGCAGTTGCAGCAGACGCGCGATGCGCTCGTCGCGCTGCAGATGTCCAGCCACCGCAGTCTCGCCGAGATGCGGCAGTCGCAGACCGACGCCCTTTCGGAACATCGCGATGCCCAGCGCCGTGCATTGGGCGAACTGCGGACCGAACTGCTGGAGAAATCGCTCGCGGCCCTGGGCCAGCAGGCGCAGTCTCAATCGGAATCTTTGCGGACGAGCGTCCAGTCGCTGACGCAGCAGCTCACTGCCACGCTCGAGACGCTCACCCGGTCCTTCGATGGCCGCATGGGCGAGATCCAGGGCAAGGTGAACGAGCGCCTGGACGAGGGGTTCCGGCGCACCAACGAGACGTTCGCCAACGTGATGGCGCGACTGGCCACCATCGACGAGGCACAGCGCAAGATCGACGGGCTCACGACCAACGTGGTGAGCCTGCAGGAGCTGCTGGGCGACAAGCGCTCCCGCGGCGCGTTCGGGGAGGTGCAACTCGAACATCTGGTGCGCAACGCGCTGCCCGCTTCGGCCTTCGAGTTCCAGTACACGCTTCCCGGCAATACGCGCGCGGACTGCGTGCTGCGTCTGCCGGAGCCCACGGGGCTTGTCGCCATCGACGCCAAGTTCCCGCTGGAGAACTACCACCGCATGTTCGACGAGGCGCTGACGGAGCCGGAGAGGAAGGAGGCGCAGAAGGCTTTCCGTGCCGATGTGCGCAAGCACGTCGACGACATCGCCAGCCGGTACATCCTGGAAGGCGTGACCAGCGACGGTGCGGTGATGTTCGTTCCCGCCGAGGCGGTGTTCGCGGAGATCCACGCGCACCATGGCGAGGTGGTCGACCATGCGCTACGCCGCCGCGTGTGGATCGTGTCGCCCACCACGATGATGGCCGTGCTCAACACGGCACGTGCCGTGCTGAAGGATGTCGAGACGCGCCACCAGGTGCACGTCATCCAGGACGAACTGGGCAAGCTCGGCCGGGAGTTCGGCCGTTTCGAGGACCGCATGCGCAAGCTCGCGTCGCACATCAGGCAGGCGAACGAGGACGTGACCGACGTGCACAGGACGAGCGAGAAGATCGTGCGCCGCTTCCAGGAGATCGAGCGGGTGGAACTGGACGCGCCGGCTCGGGCGGGGGAGACCATGCTTTCGCCGGTCGCGATGCCGCCTGGCGGCGAGGCGCACTGA
- a CDS encoding arylesterase gives MEGSGPVRRREACTKTRRRALAAALTLTIAGMAGFTAAAPPAGTVLVLGDSLSAGYGVPAGQGWVDLLARKMAGTHPGFKVVNASISGETTFGGLERLPRLLKDHAPSVVVVELGANDGLRGMDLSLTKGNLERIVSASRNAGAKTLVVGMRIPPNYGPVYTKRFFELFSDVAKASSSAYVPFLLDGLAGDRGNFQDDGIHPVAAAQPRILENVLPSLSMLLGKG, from the coding sequence ATGGAAGGCAGCGGGCCGGTGCGGCGCCGCGAAGCTTGCACGAAGACGCGGCGCCGCGCTCTGGCGGCCGCCCTGACGCTGACAATCGCCGGCATGGCCGGGTTCACGGCGGCAGCGCCGCCGGCGGGGACGGTACTGGTGCTGGGTGACAGCCTGTCGGCAGGTTACGGCGTACCGGCGGGCCAGGGCTGGGTCGACCTGCTCGCGCGGAAGATGGCGGGCACCCATCCCGGATTCAAGGTGGTCAACGCGTCGATCAGCGGCGAGACGACCTTCGGCGGACTGGAACGGCTGCCCCGCCTGCTGAAGGACCACGCCCCGTCCGTCGTGGTCGTCGAACTGGGTGCGAACGACGGCCTGCGCGGCATGGACCTGTCCCTCACCAAGGGCAATCTCGAGCGCATCGTCTCGGCGAGCCGCAATGCGGGCGCGAAGACGCTGGTCGTGGGCATGCGCATCCCGCCCAACTACGGACCGGTCTACACGAAGCGGTTCTTCGAGCTGTTCAGCGACGTTGCGAAGGCTTCCTCTTCCGCCTACGTCCCCTTCCTGCTGGACGGACTGGCGGGCGACCGGGGCAACTTCCAGGATGACGGCATCCACCCGGTCGCCGCCGCGCAGCCGCGCATCCTGGAAAACGTGTTGCCTTCGCTGTCGATGCTGCTCGGGAAGGGCTGA
- the soxC gene encoding sulfite dehydrogenase, which yields MRTPSRFWPRFLAVSDPRPVAPGGLLDRRAVLKGLAAMSAVSAVPARAEDDARLAAAMPWQKTAGKPMSGYGTPSSHEGHVLRTTYTRYGAIALGNGGSFTPLHQLEGTITPSGLHFERHHHGVPDIDPARHRLVLHGLVDRPLEFRVEDLLRYPMESRVLFIECSGNSFRNTLGKPAQVSCGEIHGLVSNSEWTGIPLSVLLDEAGVQTGARWVIAEGADAATMARSIPLEKALDDTLVALYQNGERLRPEQGYPLRLVLPGFEGNMCVKWLHRLKLADGPQHSRDETSHYTDLLPDGRALQFTFEMGVKSVITQPSAGRSLPGPGYYDIAGFAWSGAGRVRTVEVSADAGRTWVPAALTGDAPSHTLVRFRIPWHWDGQPATLMSRATDERGQGQPTRPEWLARYGANQRYHCNAIQAWAVDDMGEIANVFV from the coding sequence ATGAGAACTCCATCGCGCTTCTGGCCCCGCTTTCTCGCCGTATCCGATCCGCGCCCGGTCGCGCCGGGCGGTCTGCTCGATCGCCGGGCCGTGCTGAAGGGGCTGGCCGCCATGAGTGCGGTGTCGGCAGTGCCGGCACGGGCCGAGGACGACGCCCGTCTCGCCGCGGCCATGCCCTGGCAGAAGACCGCCGGCAAGCCCATGTCCGGCTACGGCACGCCGTCCTCCCACGAAGGGCACGTCCTGCGCACGACCTACACGCGTTACGGGGCCATCGCGCTGGGCAACGGCGGATCGTTCACACCCCTGCATCAGCTCGAGGGAACGATCACGCCCAGCGGTCTGCACTTCGAGCGCCATCACCACGGAGTGCCCGATATCGATCCCGCGCGGCACCGGCTCGTCCTCCACGGCCTGGTCGACCGGCCGCTGGAATTCCGGGTGGAGGACCTGCTGCGCTATCCGATGGAAAGCCGGGTGCTGTTCATCGAGTGTTCCGGCAACAGCTTCCGCAATACCCTGGGGAAGCCGGCACAGGTGAGCTGCGGCGAGATTCACGGACTGGTATCCAACAGCGAGTGGACGGGCATTCCCCTGTCGGTGCTGCTCGACGAGGCCGGCGTGCAGACCGGCGCCCGCTGGGTGATCGCGGAAGGTGCGGATGCGGCCACGATGGCGCGCTCCATTCCGCTGGAGAAGGCGCTCGACGACACGTTGGTGGCGCTCTACCAGAACGGCGAACGCCTCAGGCCCGAGCAGGGCTATCCGTTGCGGCTGGTGCTGCCCGGGTTCGAAGGCAACATGTGCGTGAAGTGGCTGCATCGGCTGAAGCTCGCGGATGGTCCGCAGCACTCGCGCGACGAGACGTCGCACTACACCGATCTGCTGCCAGACGGACGCGCGCTGCAGTTCACGTTCGAGATGGGCGTGAAATCCGTCATCACGCAGCCCTCCGCCGGCCGCTCGCTGCCAGGTCCGGGTTACTACGACATCGCCGGGTTCGCCTGGTCGGGGGCGGGCCGTGTGAGGACCGTGGAGGTGTCCGCCGACGCTGGCCGCACCTGGGTGCCGGCCGCGCTGACGGGCGACGCGCCTTCGCACACGCTCGTGCGTTTCCGGATTCCATGGCATTGGGACGGTCAGCCCGCCACGCTGATGAGCCGGGCGACCGACGAGCGCGGGCAGGGACAGCCGACGCGGCCGGAGTGGCTGGCACGCTATGGCGCCAACCAGCGTTACCACTGCAATGCCATCCAGGCCTGGGCCGTCGACGACATGGGGGAGATCGCCAATGTGTTCGTGTGA
- a CDS encoding ATP-binding cassette domain-containing protein, with amino-acid sequence MTTIVSASRLTKQVATGSTQLTILDDVTFDIARGESVAVVGASGSGKTTLLGLLAGLDLPSSGAVTLAGRALNDLDEDGRAALRGETIGFVFQSFQLLPSLTALENVMLPLELAGVSDARAAASGLLSRVGLADRMTHYPRQLSGGEQQRVAIARAFGGPPQVLFADEPTGNLDAATGAEIVQLMFELNRERGTTLVLVTHDEGLSRRCERRLRLAGGRLVADERQAQAIFA; translated from the coding sequence ATGACAACGATTGTCTCCGCCTCGCGATTGACCAAGCAAGTCGCCACGGGCAGCACGCAGCTCACCATCCTGGACGACGTGACCTTCGACATCGCCCGCGGCGAATCCGTTGCGGTGGTGGGCGCGTCCGGCTCGGGCAAGACCACGCTGCTGGGACTGCTGGCGGGGCTGGACCTGCCCAGTTCGGGGGCCGTCACCCTCGCGGGCCGGGCCCTGAACGACCTGGACGAGGACGGGCGCGCGGCGCTGCGCGGCGAGACCATCGGCTTCGTGTTCCAGTCCTTCCAGCTCCTGCCATCGCTGACGGCCCTGGAGAACGTGATGTTGCCGCTGGAACTCGCGGGAGTGTCCGACGCCAGGGCGGCTGCCAGCGGATTGCTGAGCCGGGTGGGCCTGGCGGACCGGATGACCCACTACCCCCGGCAGCTCTCCGGAGGGGAACAGCAGCGCGTGGCCATCGCACGGGCATTCGGCGGTCCGCCGCAGGTGCTGTTTGCGGACGAGCCCACGGGCAATCTGGATGCGGCTACCGGAGCGGAGATCGTCCAGCTCATGTTCGAGCTCAATCGCGAAAGGGGCACCACGCTGGTGCTCGTGACCCACGACGAAGGGCTCTCGCGGCGATGCGAACGCCGGCTGCGGCTGGCCGGCGGAAGACTGGTGGCCGACGAGCGGCAGGCGCAGGCGATCTTCGCATGA
- a CDS encoding ABC transporter permease → MRSVLRLALRLLARDYRAGELRVMAVSVVIAVAAFTTVAFFADRVKQALSQEASQLLGADLVLVSDRPIGDPFRAAAASRSLRRAETIRFPSMAMASERSLLVEVKSIGSGYPLKGRLEIRDASGAIRPGAGGPTPGTVWLDDRAMARLGIAFGGTLDLGDRSFTVAGRIESDPEANIGFLNMMPRLIVASGDLEATGLVQTGSRIKYRLMLGGSASQLESWRKEVWDSLQAGQRIEDVRDARPEIRSALERAEKFLGLASLLSIVLAAVAVALAARRYAQRHLDHCAMLRCLGASRRATVWIHAIQVAIVGLAGGLAGCALGFIAQFALSEMLAPIVTVQLPPPSALPALQGVAAGLVMLTGFAMPPLIDLGRVPALRVLRRDLGPPGGLAWLAYAAGLAAVAALVFWHTQDAKLASWVLGGLIGAAAVAAVAAFGLIRATAGLARKTGFVWRFGLANLSRRASGTVVQIVALGAGLLALILLSITRGDLLDSWRKSLPDQAPNRFLVNIQPEQVSEIERFFAEERLASPEFFPMIRGRLTEINGKAVSSANYTEDRARRLVDREFNLSWAARPQDDNRIVAGRWWRPAGGEPQFSVETGIADTLGIRAGDTLTYQIAGQRLEAPVTSLRTVAWDSFRVNFFVVSPPGTLESYPASYVTSFHLPESSGAVMDRLVKRFPNLLVIDVAAILQQVQTMMGQVVRAVEFLFLFSLAAGFLVLFAAIQTTHDERRREAAILRTLGASTRQIGRAQTAEFMVIGALSGVFAAVGATSLGFVLASRVLEVAYEVNPLVWVAGLGLGALGVALAGLLGTRGVLRTAPMEVLRRS, encoded by the coding sequence ATGAGGTCGGTCCTGCGTCTTGCCCTGCGCCTGCTCGCTCGAGACTACCGGGCAGGCGAACTGCGCGTGATGGCGGTTTCGGTCGTGATCGCCGTCGCCGCCTTCACCACCGTCGCCTTCTTCGCCGACCGCGTGAAGCAGGCGCTGTCCCAGGAGGCAAGCCAGCTCCTCGGCGCAGATCTGGTGCTGGTCTCGGACCGCCCGATTGGCGACCCCTTCCGGGCCGCCGCCGCCAGCCGTTCGCTGCGCCGTGCCGAAACGATCCGTTTCCCGAGCATGGCGATGGCCAGCGAGCGGAGCCTGCTGGTGGAAGTGAAGTCCATCGGCTCGGGCTATCCGCTCAAGGGCCGTCTTGAAATCCGGGATGCGTCCGGCGCGATCAGGCCGGGCGCTGGCGGGCCGACTCCGGGGACCGTGTGGCTGGACGACCGCGCGATGGCCCGCCTGGGCATTGCCTTTGGTGGAACGCTGGACCTCGGCGATCGCAGTTTCACGGTGGCGGGGCGGATCGAGTCCGATCCCGAGGCCAACATCGGCTTCCTCAACATGATGCCGCGGCTCATCGTGGCCTCTGGAGACCTGGAGGCGACCGGCCTGGTCCAGACTGGCAGCCGGATCAAGTACCGGCTCATGCTGGGCGGTTCTGCCTCGCAGCTGGAAAGCTGGCGCAAGGAGGTCTGGGATTCCCTGCAGGCGGGGCAGCGGATCGAGGACGTGCGCGACGCCCGGCCGGAAATCCGCTCCGCCCTGGAGCGGGCGGAGAAGTTCCTCGGGCTGGCCTCCCTGCTGTCCATCGTCCTGGCCGCCGTGGCCGTCGCGCTCGCCGCGCGGAGGTATGCGCAGCGGCATCTGGATCACTGCGCGATGCTGCGCTGTCTGGGCGCCAGCCGGCGGGCCACCGTCTGGATCCACGCCATCCAGGTGGCCATCGTGGGCTTGGCCGGCGGTCTCGCGGGGTGCGCGCTGGGTTTCATCGCTCAGTTCGCCCTGTCGGAAATGCTGGCCCCCATCGTGACGGTGCAGCTTCCGCCCCCGAGCGCGTTGCCGGCGCTGCAAGGGGTGGCCGCAGGGCTGGTCATGCTGACGGGTTTCGCGATGCCGCCGCTCATCGACCTCGGGCGCGTGCCGGCCCTTCGGGTGCTGCGCCGCGACCTGGGTCCGCCCGGCGGCTTGGCCTGGCTCGCGTACGCGGCCGGACTGGCAGCGGTCGCGGCACTGGTCTTCTGGCACACCCAGGACGCGAAGCTCGCGTCCTGGGTGCTGGGGGGGCTGATCGGAGCTGCCGCGGTCGCCGCGGTCGCGGCCTTCGGGCTCATCCGGGCCACGGCGGGCCTTGCGCGCAAGACCGGTTTCGTCTGGCGCTTCGGGCTCGCCAATCTGTCGCGCAGGGCGTCCGGCACGGTGGTCCAGATCGTGGCCTTGGGCGCCGGTCTGCTCGCCCTCATCCTGTTGTCGATCACGCGGGGCGACCTGCTGGACAGCTGGCGAAAATCCCTGCCGGATCAGGCGCCCAACCGGTTTCTGGTGAACATCCAGCCGGAGCAGGTCAGCGAGATCGAGCGCTTCTTCGCCGAGGAGCGCCTGGCGTCTCCCGAGTTCTTTCCCATGATTCGCGGCCGGCTCACCGAGATCAACGGCAAGGCCGTCAGCTCCGCGAACTACACGGAGGATCGCGCGAGGCGTCTGGTGGACCGGGAATTCAACCTGTCCTGGGCGGCCCGACCGCAGGACGACAACCGCATCGTGGCCGGCCGCTGGTGGCGCCCGGCCGGGGGCGAGCCGCAGTTCTCGGTGGAGACAGGCATCGCCGACACCCTGGGCATCCGGGCGGGCGACACCCTCACGTACCAGATCGCGGGACAGCGGCTGGAGGCGCCCGTCACCAGCCTTCGCACCGTGGCATGGGACAGCTTCCGCGTGAATTTCTTTGTCGTGTCGCCTCCGGGAACGCTGGAGTCCTACCCCGCGAGCTACGTGACCAGTTTCCATCTGCCGGAGTCATCGGGGGCAGTCATGGACCGGCTGGTCAAGCGGTTCCCCAACCTGCTGGTCATCGATGTCGCGGCCATCCTGCAGCAGGTGCAGACGATGATGGGGCAGGTGGTGCGGGCCGTGGAATTCCTGTTCCTCTTCTCCCTGGCGGCGGGTTTTCTGGTGCTCTTCGCCGCCATCCAGACGACCCACGACGAGCGCCGGCGCGAAGCCGCCATCCTGCGCACGCTCGGCGCGAGTACCCGGCAGATCGGGCGCGCGCAGACGGCGGAGTTCATGGTCATCGGCGCGTTGTCCGGCGTCTTCGCCGCCGTGGGGGCGACTTCCCTCGGCTTCGTGCTGGCCAGCCGGGTGCTGGAGGTGGCCTACGAGGTGAACCCGCTCGTCTGGGTGGCAGGCCTGGGTCTGGGGGCGCTGGGCGTGGCGCTTGCCGGGCTGCTCGGCACGCGAGGTGTGCTCAGGACTGCGCCGATGGAGGTCCTGAGGCGGTCCTGA
- the mnmH gene encoding tRNA 2-selenouridine(34) synthase MnmH, translating into MRHDVATVADLDGFDAVIDVRSPAEFAEDHVPGALSCPVLDDEERARVGTLYKQVSPFAARKVGAALVAANIARHIEANFLEHPRQWRPLVYCWRGGKRSGSMTHVLREIGWAAQQLDGGYKSFRRHVIGELDALAAGLRFRVICGLTGSGKSRLLRALAERGEPVLDLEAIAAHRGSVLGDLPQEPQPSQKGFETQLWQALRKLDPSRTVFVESESRKIGNLRVPESLMDRMHAGECVKIEADVSTRAALLLEEYAHFFDDPARLEAKLRALTPLHGHRVVDRWVEHVAARRWPELVTELLVDHYDPAYTRSIGGHYATWHTVDAVTIGSPSAESFARAAGQIGAGVVQP; encoded by the coding sequence ATGCGCCACGACGTCGCCACCGTCGCCGATCTGGACGGATTCGACGCCGTCATCGACGTCAGATCGCCCGCCGAGTTCGCCGAGGACCACGTGCCCGGTGCGCTCTCCTGCCCCGTCCTGGACGACGAGGAGCGTGCCCGTGTCGGCACCCTCTACAAGCAGGTCTCGCCCTTCGCGGCCCGCAAGGTCGGAGCGGCCCTCGTCGCCGCGAACATCGCACGCCACATCGAAGCGAATTTCCTCGAGCATCCCCGCCAGTGGCGGCCGCTCGTGTATTGCTGGCGCGGAGGAAAGCGCAGCGGTTCCATGACGCACGTGCTGCGCGAGATCGGCTGGGCGGCGCAGCAGCTCGACGGAGGCTACAAGTCCTTTCGCCGCCACGTGATCGGCGAACTGGACGCATTGGCGGCCGGCCTGCGGTTCCGCGTGATCTGCGGGCTCACGGGCTCGGGCAAGAGCCGGCTGCTGCGGGCGCTGGCAGAGCGCGGCGAGCCGGTGCTCGATCTGGAGGCCATCGCGGCTCATCGCGGTTCCGTGCTGGGCGATCTGCCGCAGGAACCCCAACCGAGCCAGAAGGGATTCGAGACGCAGTTGTGGCAGGCCCTGCGCAAGCTGGACCCTTCCCGGACGGTCTTCGTGGAATCCGAAAGCCGCAAGATCGGCAACCTCCGCGTGCCCGAATCGCTCATGGACCGCATGCACGCGGGCGAGTGCGTGAAGATCGAGGCCGACGTTTCCACGCGCGCAGCGTTGCTGCTGGAGGAGTACGCGCACTTCTTCGACGACCCGGCGCGGCTGGAAGCGAAATTGCGCGCGCTGACGCCTCTGCACGGCCACCGCGTGGTGGACCGCTGGGTGGAACACGTGGCCGCGCGCCGGTGGCCCGAGCTGGTCACCGAATTGCTCGTCGACCACTACGATCCTGCGTACACGCGCTCCATCGGCGGCCACTACGCGACGTGGCACACCGTCGATGCCGTGACGATCGGATCGCCGTCGGCCGAGTCGTTCGCCCGCGCCGCCGGGCAGATCGGGGCGGGGGTCGTGCAGCCGTGA
- a CDS encoding DUF2238 domain-containing protein, producing MHAALLAGFLLILGWSGFHPKDTLTWFLEVFPAIGGAVILALLYPQRRLTDLVLVLVFVHAAILCVGGHYTYAEVPAFNWLRDEFGLARNYYDRVGHVAQGFVPAMIAREILLRLRVVNGRGWLFFLVTCICLAISAFYEFIEWWVALASGEAAEAFLGTQGDAWDTQWDMFLALLGAMSSQLLLGRWHDGQLVRLTASRI from the coding sequence TTGCACGCCGCGCTGCTCGCAGGCTTCCTCCTCATCCTCGGCTGGTCGGGCTTCCATCCCAAGGACACGCTCACCTGGTTCCTGGAGGTGTTCCCCGCCATTGGCGGGGCCGTGATTCTCGCTCTGCTCTATCCGCAGCGCAGGCTCACCGATCTGGTGCTGGTCCTCGTGTTCGTTCACGCCGCCATTCTTTGTGTGGGCGGGCACTACACCTATGCGGAAGTCCCCGCCTTCAACTGGCTGCGCGACGAGTTCGGCCTCGCGCGCAACTACTACGATCGCGTCGGTCACGTCGCCCAGGGCTTCGTTCCTGCGATGATCGCCCGCGAGATCCTGCTGCGGCTTCGCGTGGTGAACGGCCGCGGCTGGCTCTTCTTCCTCGTCACCTGCATCTGCCTCGCCATCAGCGCGTTCTACGAATTCATCGAGTGGTGGGTCGCCCTCGCTTCCGGCGAGGCAGCCGAGGCTTTTCTCGGCACGCAGGGCGACGCGTGGGATACCCAGTGGGACATGTTCCTCGCGCTCCTCGGCGCCATGAGCAGCCAGCTCCTGCTGGGACGCTGGCACGACGGCCAGCTCGTTCGACTCACCGCCTCCCGGATCTGA
- a CDS encoding zinc-dependent peptidase, with protein MLGALRRWRRERTLQRHRIDDDLWQQALRCFVFTRTLTDGEAGRLREIVTLFLASKSLSAAGGHQLTDAMRISIATQACILVLELGVEYYDGWVEVIVYPDEFIPEHTWTDEAGVVHHGRVPHMGQAWLHGPVILSWADVARAGEADGFNVVIHEFAHKLDMLNGDANGYPPLHRGMNRTQWRDVFSEAFERFSRKVRRHVYTEIDPYAAESPAEFFAVMSEAFFEIPDIVQTDYPDVYEQLRQFYRQDPLARLSRDAAAAGGQGHEG; from the coding sequence GTGCTGGGGGCGCTGCGGCGGTGGCGTCGCGAACGGACGCTGCAGCGTCATCGCATCGACGACGATCTGTGGCAACAGGCGCTCCGGTGCTTCGTCTTCACGCGCACGCTCACGGACGGGGAAGCAGGCCGCCTGCGCGAGATCGTCACGCTGTTTCTTGCGTCCAAATCCCTCTCCGCCGCCGGTGGCCACCAGCTCACCGACGCCATGCGCATCTCCATCGCCACCCAGGCGTGCATCCTGGTGCTGGAACTGGGAGTGGAGTACTACGACGGCTGGGTCGAGGTGATCGTCTATCCCGACGAGTTCATTCCCGAGCACACCTGGACCGACGAGGCGGGAGTCGTTCATCACGGCCGCGTGCCGCACATGGGCCAGGCGTGGCTGCACGGTCCGGTGATCCTGTCCTGGGCCGACGTGGCGCGCGCAGGCGAGGCCGACGGGTTCAACGTGGTGATCCACGAGTTCGCCCACAAGCTGGACATGCTGAACGGAGATGCCAACGGATATCCACCGCTGCACAGAGGAATGAACCGGACGCAGTGGCGCGATGTCTTCAGCGAAGCGTTCGAACGTTTCAGCCGCAAGGTGCGCCGGCACGTCTACACCGAGATCGATCCCTATGCGGCGGAGTCGCCGGCGGAGTTCTTCGCCGTGATGAGCGAGGCGTTCTTCGAGATTCCGGACATCGTGCAGACCGACTATCCGGACGTGTACGAACAGTTGCGGCAGTTCTACCGGCAGGATCCGTTGGCACGGCTGTCCCGGGACGCTGCGGCGGCAGGAGGGCAGGGCCATGAGGGGTGA